The proteins below come from a single Archangium lipolyticum genomic window:
- a CDS encoding acylase, whose product MHTAPPLDCFVRSGASARPHRWPTLLLSLALVATTGCPDPKPPPEPRYRATIRRTDHGIPHITAANLGSVGFGQGYAFSQDHACTLADQIIKVRGERARFFGAGPGDAHISSDLAYHALDLLERGRAGLEAQPEDSRQLLEGFTAGYNHFLKSPGATRLPCAGQPWLRPIGADEMVAYLINITLTASSYRLVDAIVAAQPPSPKGVQAVPPALPPREEAGLASNGWALGAERTASGRGMVLANPHFPWEGELRLWESHLTVPGQLDVYGVSLLGAPGVLIGFNKDVAWTHTFSSGSRFTAYLLKLVPGKPTTYVYEGQERQMTARTFTVQVLQADGSLKDVSRTLYSSHHGPLLALPGLGWSETLAVSYRDANLDNTAFLSQFLGMGRATNLQQFQDVFAQVQGSPWVNTMAADREGNVWYTDASATPNLSAEALTKWSQAAATPGTPQAALLAQGIVLLDGSSAVNEWVEEPGARSPGLVPYAKVPRLSRRDFVFNANDSYWLANPAEPLEGFSPLHGFERVPQTPRTRMNLVRLTEVREGGASGPDGRFTLEELQTTVLDNHSMTAELLRAQVVQRCQANPTGTARGQDVDLTRACAVLVAWNGRYDLNSVGAPLWRELMGVYGSSALQNAGTLFATAFSPARPMETPNTLVPAPAAGADPLLGRLAEAVLRLGDAGIAVDAPLGQVQFSPRGGARTPLHGGTTVDGTMNVVSYRTLKSTLDETTPRGRVIGTQSGLSTDGYVINYGTSFLMAMHYTDSGPEARALLTYGESEDPASSHVNDQLQLFSQKQWRPILFSEQEIANAPSLETTTVTAD is encoded by the coding sequence ATGCACACCGCCCCTCCCTTGGACTGTTTCGTACGGTCTGGTGCGTCCGCGCGCCCGCATCGCTGGCCCACCCTCCTCCTGTCCCTGGCCCTGGTGGCCACCACGGGCTGCCCGGACCCGAAGCCGCCCCCCGAGCCCCGTTACCGGGCCACCATCCGCCGTACCGACCACGGCATTCCCCACATCACCGCCGCCAACCTCGGCAGTGTGGGCTTCGGTCAGGGTTATGCCTTCTCGCAGGATCATGCCTGCACCCTGGCGGATCAGATCATCAAGGTCCGCGGCGAGCGCGCCCGCTTCTTCGGGGCAGGTCCCGGGGACGCCCACATCAGCAGCGACCTCGCCTACCACGCCCTGGATCTGCTCGAGCGCGGACGGGCCGGCCTCGAGGCCCAGCCCGAGGACTCCCGCCAGCTCCTCGAGGGGTTCACCGCCGGCTACAACCACTTCTTGAAGAGCCCCGGGGCCACGCGGTTGCCCTGCGCCGGGCAGCCCTGGCTGCGCCCCATCGGCGCGGACGAGATGGTGGCCTACCTGATCAACATCACGCTGACGGCCAGCAGCTACCGCCTCGTCGACGCCATCGTCGCGGCGCAACCTCCCAGCCCGAAGGGCGTGCAGGCCGTGCCGCCCGCCTTGCCTCCGCGCGAGGAGGCGGGCCTGGCCAGCAACGGCTGGGCGCTGGGCGCCGAGCGCACGGCCAGCGGGCGCGGCATGGTGCTGGCCAACCCGCACTTCCCCTGGGAGGGCGAGCTGCGGCTGTGGGAGAGCCACCTCACCGTGCCCGGCCAGCTCGACGTCTACGGCGTCTCCCTGCTGGGCGCGCCCGGTGTCCTCATCGGCTTCAACAAGGACGTGGCCTGGACGCATACCTTCTCGTCCGGCTCGCGCTTCACGGCCTATCTGTTGAAGCTCGTCCCCGGCAAGCCCACCACCTATGTGTACGAGGGCCAGGAGCGGCAGATGACGGCCCGGACCTTCACCGTCCAGGTGCTGCAGGCCGATGGCTCGCTGAAGGACGTCTCCCGCACCCTCTACAGCAGCCACCATGGGCCCCTGCTGGCCCTGCCCGGTCTGGGGTGGAGCGAGACGCTCGCCGTCAGCTACCGGGACGCCAACCTCGACAACACCGCCTTCCTCTCCCAGTTCCTGGGCATGGGACGGGCCACCAACCTCCAGCAGTTCCAGGACGTCTTCGCCCAGGTGCAAGGCAGCCCCTGGGTGAACACCATGGCCGCGGATCGCGAGGGAAACGTCTGGTACACGGATGCCTCGGCCACGCCCAACCTCAGTGCCGAGGCGCTGACGAAGTGGAGTCAGGCCGCCGCCACGCCCGGCACGCCGCAGGCCGCGCTGCTGGCCCAGGGCATCGTGCTGCTCGACGGGAGCAGCGCCGTCAACGAGTGGGTGGAGGAGCCCGGAGCGCGCAGCCCGGGGCTCGTTCCCTACGCGAAGGTGCCGCGGCTCTCCCGCCGCGACTTCGTCTTCAATGCCAATGACAGCTATTGGCTGGCCAACCCGGCGGAGCCGCTGGAGGGCTTCTCGCCCCTGCACGGCTTCGAGCGCGTGCCCCAGACGCCCCGCACCCGGATGAACCTCGTCCGGCTCACCGAGGTCCGCGAGGGAGGCGCCTCCGGACCCGATGGCCGGTTCACCCTCGAGGAACTGCAGACCACCGTCCTCGACAACCACAGCATGACGGCCGAGCTGCTGCGCGCGCAGGTGGTCCAGCGCTGCCAGGCCAACCCCACGGGCACCGCCCGGGGCCAGGATGTGGACCTCACCCGGGCCTGCGCCGTGCTGGTGGCGTGGAATGGCCGCTACGACCTGAACAGCGTGGGCGCGCCCCTCTGGCGCGAGCTGATGGGCGTCTACGGCTCTTCGGCCCTGCAGAACGCGGGCACCCTCTTCGCCACGGCCTTCTCGCCCGCCCGGCCCATGGAGACGCCGAACACGCTCGTGCCGGCTCCCGCGGCGGGGGCGGATCCGCTCCTGGGCAGGCTGGCCGAGGCCGTGCTGCGCCTGGGAGATGCTGGCATCGCGGTGGATGCGCCACTGGGCCAGGTGCAGTTCTCGCCACGAGGTGGCGCGCGCACGCCCCTCCACGGTGGCACCACCGTGGACGGCACGATGAACGTCGTCAGCTACCGCACCCTGAAGTCCACGCTGGACGAGACGACACCGCGAGGCAGGGTCATCGGGACCCAGTCGGGCCTCTCCACCGATGGCTACGTCATCAATTACGGGACGAGCTTCCTCATGGCCATGCACTACACCGACAGCGGCCCGGAGGCCCGGGCCCTGCTCACCTACGGCGAGTCCGAGGACCCGGCTTCGTCCCACGTCAACGACCAGCTCCAGCTCTTCTCCCAGAAGCAGTGGCGGCCCATCCTC